The Aedes albopictus strain Foshan chromosome 2, AalbF5, whole genome shotgun sequence region atttgagttttattaacctatatttgagtatcatttacgcatatttgcggttgtgcactttttggaaaaaaggtaaactcccaactaacaatcactcattttacaagcacttttacgacgaattgattcagcatgatgctgaataacatttgggtaattttcaggcacaacctttgttcggtttttgttcacacaaatttggagaaactatagagcatagtgttgtgtaccaactgaactgtttgttgtgaaATCGTTTAACAACTATATAGtacagctgttattcagctttagcaaaaatgattaaaaataaataaaatgcaaaatttttcaatttccacgagagtttatgattcgaacttaatgctgtgaacaaatattgtgaaataataactacacataaatttatctaaatccagattcgaactcgagacccgtcgattgccagccgcatgccttcctatctgtgccatcctagagatgatgaattgaagcgctcaaatcaaaacataaacttccgtggtttaataatgatcagacttcgactcctattcagcagtggtgaattatcacagacattatggttaacgactgaacaacagattaattcagctgttgttcagtaaaaaacacgtgtttttcatcatgtactctgagtcgaagtatgatgaaacaaaagcgcttgtttgacttgtgaaaaacacattatacagatacatgtgcttatttttacatgaacttaacaagaagcagaaaaaagtgttgttaaactatgttgtagaggaattactgcgagtcgtataaaaatcttatcaaacgcttgaaaagtgttttaaattatcattgttaataccaatacgaaatgttgaacattggctaccttttcaattggaatagcatttgtacagtaatgtgtacagcataattttagttcagctataattactattgtaaagcaacaattcagcatgcatgcttgtttgcggctggcgattgttagttgggctgaTCTAAGCGTgtacgagaacgcaacgctaccgcaccgcaaccgcgccgcaccgtgtgcggcacgcaatgtcaacgcataccccacaggaacgctgcggcgacgcagcgtgaattcacgcagcgtcaattaacgctcgtgtgcatcggctcttattggggactacgaaggtgatgattttgtttgcggttttctgtgggaAAGTGAAGGAggaaagattttttgcttttttttcactcatactcccataagaaaccccgtaggaagaaagagtgtttccctgctcatcaaccttcgtagtccccaattctcCCTGGTTAAAAGTGTGGCCGATGAaatttttgcaagtgttacgtgtGTTTGTCTGTGTCTGTTCTCGCTTCTATGAACCAGATtagttctggagctcgatttgaataggtcgtatgtacatttttcgatataaaattcgatcagtttatttaagttattgtaacaatatggaagatattttggagacttttaatgatggaacggaaagcctgttttgtgatgattctgctgtatgtatcaactttgttcaatttcaacggtttttgctataataagcgaatccaactgatcgaatttttaatcgacaaaagcacatacgaccttttcaaatcgagctccagagttaTTCGCTTCTCGACACACAGGTGGATTTTGcacaatattatttttttgggtCTTCATGCTCGTTCGACCAACGCGCCCAACCCCCTGCCGCGAGCCGAAAAGTGACAGATCGTCGGTCGTCAGCCGCACTGCGGGTGTTTTGCAATcggaaaatcaaaacaaaacttaCTAGTCCCGTTTCATTACGgtactttccggaaaaaaattaaCTTTATCGGAGTTTTTGCATCAACGAGTGAAAAACATGACATCCAAAGTTCTGCTAAATAAATTATCTTCGCTTTCGTCGCGGCACGTCTACATCGTTAACTTCGGTAAGCTGTTGTAATTCTGGTTTTGAATCGACTCATAAAAACCTAATGTTCGCCTTGCAGTGCCCTCGCTATCGTTCTCCTCTAAGCCTCCGTCCTCGGACAAACCGGTCAGTCCCCGaatggaagagttccagaagaagctgcgcgAGAAAACCCCGATCGGCAAGCTGGACGAAATTGTCGGTAAACATCCGTACCAGGAGAAAGAACCGTTGGAACCGTGGCCCAACAACACCAACCCGAACACTGGCGAGATTGGGGGACCCCGGGGACCGGAACCGACCCGGTACGGCGACTGGGAACGAAAGGGTCGCGTTAGTGACTTCTAGGTGAGTAATCAATCGCATCCGAAGTTTCGTTTGACATTATTCTGGAAGGTACCAGTGAAAGTCACGATTCCGCTGATTTAATGGAATCTACTAGTGTTGTAAATGGTTAATGTAgatattatagctgaactaattATAACGTAGGGTGATATTCTTGTTGTAGGCGTAGTTCTAAAATACATACTGAAATGTTGCCAATTTGAGATTTTAAATAAAAGTTTCCTGACAATAGGTGGCCTATTAGGGACTCCCAAATTAATGTTCGAAAAGTCATTGTAATATTCTATAAGACAAGTGTTGTTCGGTAGATTGTATAAACAAGTATGACATTTATTTTCCCAAATTCCTAACACGGCCTGCTACAGGATACATAAATATTtcagcctactacatctctccttttcTCTAAAATTGAATAGATTGTTCACAGTCAAACAATAGTACTATAACACATCTTAATAGTATGTAGTTCGTACAATAACCATTGTATAGTGtatgcagggttgttacaacagcgcggatttcgcgaatttcgcggatttcgcgattttcgcggatttggcgcggatttgcccctggaattcggccctcgcgcggatttggcgcggaattggttttgctATTCTGTCATGCAAATTTTGTACATGATTCTACTCTGATTTGCATCATAGTTTTTTTGTGTGAGATTGCCTTAATTTGATCTACCAACCAGCGCTTGACGAATCCCTTCGACGAATTTTGTTCTATGATTCTTGTATATGAACATACTGAGAGTTAAGCCATTTTAgtgcttgaaataacttttattcCCGTTGATATGAATCCTAGAGCCTTTGGATCTTGGGCAATATGTTTCAGTAATAATTCAATACGAAATTGATCTAGAAACTCTGAACTAAACCAGAATAATTACATTACCTTTATGTAGTTTATTGTCGAAGCATAATTAGTTTTTACAAcataggtaccgtaatccggggtcaaattgatcactttaaaacaacttttgcggataacatgagtgacaattcaaatattgccaaaagaatttctgtaaaatcagtacccagtggatctctatgaaaccatgtgacagaattttgatcAACAAGTTTAAATTTTCAGTTAAACtacatcaaaaatcaaaaaattgaagatgccactttggggcgaaattgatcagtatacaattaagcatcggttaaaaagataaaaatccttatccacttaattttgctgttctaaacccgaataacgcgtcaaaactcttacaactagtgaatttgacacttaaaatgcaaaattaaattttgaaatttcccccttaacgcctaaaggtaggcaatttcctttgaaataagtgttttttgttacaataaatgaatttttcgtcaaaaaaagaacttatttttaacttattcaaattcagaatagcttcataactttctaaccaaggctccacaaaaatgttaaaacaaaaaaaatacgggaagtcctagtggcaatcgattgtttagaggcaatgatttcagctaagtgagaaatacattgcaaattcctaaaaaaataaggcaaaactgactgttttctaaacaaataaaagtctaagCTCATCTTTAGACATTTATGAACTAGATCAGATGGAGTAAGAAGTTtaagatcattgcgacgcttagaagttcctggtatgcaattacaatgtagtacccaaatgatcaatttcgccccgctgatcaatttgaccccggtttacggtatttaaGTAAAACATGCTAGAACTCTTTCACCTTTATAAATGATCATCCGACATAACATATTATCTATTGGATTTAGAGGAATAAACTAAACTTCGAGCTCTACTCCGAATACTTCTTAGAAATTCTATAACAAAATCCAAGTACCAAGTAGGTAATCATCAAGGGTCTTCTTCAGGGTGtatccccggaattcctctaaggatctattctgatattgttcttaagatctttttgaatgatttttttttcttttttgggtTAATGATTTCATCTATACAATTCTCGAGTAATTTGTTTCGTAATGCCTGattattttctgtaaaaaaatcctgtaaaaatatcGAAATGAAAAGAAAATTCCCGAAAGAGTTCCTGACAAAACTATAATAATTTTTAGTTCCAAAGTCGTGCACGCTGGCTGTACTGTATAACAAGTGTGCACGGCATTTGAACAGGGGGTACAAACTAGCTACGCGCATGGATTGATTGATCTTATGATCTTCTGAATAcaagtttttaaaaaaataaataacaaattgatTCTAGAAATTTCATTACAAATGTTTCTCAGGAATCCATGTAGGTACACCGCATAGTAATAACGCCATTTCTATTAGAAATCCTTAGATCATTTTAGAAAAACTATCGGAGCATTATGAAGGAAATTTATATAAAAGGCATATAAATCCCTATGAGAATTAAtgatgaaaactttggaaaaaaaaaccctgaggaattcatggataaataacTGGACAAGTACCTGGAAAGTACTGGAAAaaacatcctgaaggaatttcaaaccagcaagaaaatctttaaaaaaatgaaacattatcttttcaggaattttcccagagtttcctccaatgattgctgtagggattttttAGTATTTTAACTGTGGAGGAAGGTATTATCTATTTGTACAGACATCTCCCCAtgtgttcctcttgaaatttcttcaatattttctcaAGACGCTGTCCACAAACTACGTAGGctcatttttgaccatttcagaaccaccctttttttcgaaaattttccccgAAATTTTCGAAATTAGTATGGAGCTTGACCAGTCCTCCCCCGCCCCCTAACAGTCTACATAATTTGTTGACGAACCTAAGGTATTCTCCGTGGATAAcattagtttacagcattttttgaactcggtaagctgatgaccaGTTCAACCGCTGCCGTCGTCGAGCACGGACGGGTTCAATTGTGTTCCTTTTAGTTCGGTTTCTCGTGGTTTGCATCTCGCGCTGTGTTGGAAACAGTATTCAAGCGCGCTTTGTCTGTCGGTCGTTAACACTTGCTTCATTTGTCCGTGGTGCAATCCGTGCTAGAAACAGCACCAAATCGAAATGAATCGAAATCAATACCGTACAGTTTCGATTTCCGACGGGTAGTCCACCGCCGTCATGGGTGGAAATAGCTAATTTCCTAAAGCAGCTGGACACGGATTTAATGCTAATGGAAACAGCATATAAAGCAGCCCAAGACCGTTCACTGTATGTTAAGTTCATCTCCCACGAGGCTATGACGGAATCGCTTGGGAAAAACACGGAGCCGCGGCAGTTTGCTTACAAAAACGGAAAATCAGTAGCAGTGAGGATGACGATTGCAGGTGCTAATATGCAGTACGTCCGCGTATTCGACCTGCAACCGGAACTCCCTGACGCAAATTTGTCGTTGACACTCGGGGAATTCGGAAGAATAGAACATGTGATTCGAGAGAAGTTTCCTTCGGATTTGGGTCTTGATCACATGTACACGGGGATTCGAGGAGTATACATGGACGTGGAAAAGAGCATCCCGCCATCAATAGATGTTGGCGATAGAAAAGCAAGGGTTTTCTACGAAGGTCTGAAGGACACTTGCTTTTTGTGTCTAGGATTTGG contains the following coding sequences:
- the LOC109430178 gene encoding succinate dehydrogenase assembly factor 4, mitochondrial, which codes for MTSKVLLNKLSSLSSRHVYIVNFVPSLSFSSKPPSSDKPVSPRMEEFQKKLREKTPIGKLDEIVGKHPYQEKEPLEPWPNNTNPNTGEIGGPRGPEPTRYGDWERKGRVSDF